A segment of the Pyrococcus kukulkanii genome:
GTTAGGGAGTGGTGCGAGCTAAAGCTGAGGCTCAGGATTAGGGAAATAAGGAAGTTCAAGGACTACAAAATACTAGATAAGTTCCTCGAGAGGGAGGAGGTGGAAGTTGACGAGTTGGGGGAGGAGGAGAGGAAGTTAATAAGGGAAAACGTCCTCTTCTACGATCCCCTCAAAGGAACCCTCTCCCCCCAGGGCAGGCTTGAGCTGCTCGCGATAAGATCACTCAAGTCCCGTGCTCCCAGCTCCCCAAGTACTTCCTCTGCTCCTCGGTGAGCTCCTCTATCTTTATCCCCATAGATTCCAGCTTTATCCTGGCCACCATCTCGTCTATCTCCCTGGGGAGTACGTAAACCCTTGGCTCCAGCCTTTCGTGGTTCTCCTTTATGTACTCGGCCGCTTTAGCCTGCAGGGCAAAGCTCATGTCCATTATCTCCGCCGGATGACCGTCGGCGGCGACGAGGTTGACAAGCCTACCCTCGGCAAGGAGGTATAACCTCCTCCCGTCCTTAAGCTTGTACTCGGTTATGTTCGGCCTCGGATTATTTATCTCAACGGCCAATTCCTCGAGGTCGGGCTTCCAGATTTCAACGTCAAAGTGGCCGGCGTTGGCGAGGATTACTCCATCCTTCATCAGCTCGAAGTGCTCTTTTCTTATGCACTTTATGTTCCCGGTTGCGGTTATGAATATATCCCCAACCTTTGCTGCATCCTTCATGTCCATAACCAAAAATCCGTCCATCCTAGCCTCCAATGCCCTAATTGGATCCACCTCGACCACTATAACGGTTGCACCAAGGCCCCTCGCCCTCATGGCGATTCCCCTGCCGCACCAGCCGTAGCCGACTACAACAACGTTCTTTC
Coding sequences within it:
- a CDS encoding adenosylhomocysteinase, translating into MDCTKDYCVKDIKLAPEGWKKIDWVSRFMPVLQLIRRDFEKRKPFKGVRIAATLHLEMKTAFLLLTLKAGGAEVSATASNPLSTQDDVVAALAEAGVKVYAIRGESREEYYENMHRALDIRPNIIIDDGADMISLVHRERQELIEEIWGASEETTTGVIRLRAMERDGVLRFPVIAVNDSYTKYLFDNRYGTGQSTWDGIIRTTNLLVAGKNVVVVGYGWCGRGIAMRARGLGATVIVVEVDPIRALEARMDGFLVMDMKDAAKVGDIFITATGNIKCIRKEHFELMKDGVILANAGHFDVEIWKPDLEELAVEINNPRPNITEYKLKDGRRLYLLAEGRLVNLVAADGHPAEIMDMSFALQAKAAEYIKENHERLEPRVYVLPREIDEMVARIKLESMGIKIEELTEEQRKYLGSWEHGT